A region from the Francisella orientalis FNO12 genome encodes:
- a CDS encoding TatD family hydrolase, giving the protein MFIDTHCHLDFAIFDKTRDTILQNSDELGITHFINPATQRNNWDNLVQLNQQYNNVAFCFGLHPVFIDNHSPSDLDNLEIYTQKYSAKIIGEIGLDKRFNNFNKQIEFFSAQIAIAKNLNKQVIIHVVKSHNEVLRIIKDLKFINGGIIHAFNASDTIAQQYIDLGFRLGIGGIISHPQSKLKQTLQKINPKNIVLETDSPDMRLYDSSKDINTPENIPTIFELLNDIYQLNPDILKQQIYNTSLEFI; this is encoded by the coding sequence ATGTTTATCGATACACATTGTCACTTAGATTTTGCTATTTTTGATAAAACACGAGATACAATATTACAAAATAGTGATGAGTTAGGTATCACTCACTTTATAAACCCTGCTACTCAAAGAAATAATTGGGATAATCTGGTTCAACTTAATCAACAATATAATAACGTTGCTTTTTGTTTTGGTTTACATCCAGTATTTATAGACAATCATAGTCCGTCTGATTTGGATAATTTAGAAATATATACTCAGAAGTATTCAGCCAAAATTATTGGAGAGATTGGTCTAGATAAAAGATTTAATAATTTTAATAAACAGATAGAGTTTTTCTCAGCGCAAATAGCTATTGCTAAAAATCTCAATAAACAAGTAATTATTCATGTTGTAAAATCTCATAATGAGGTATTACGAATCATTAAAGATTTAAAATTTATTAATGGTGGAATTATTCATGCTTTTAATGCAAGCGATACTATCGCACAACAGTATATAGATCTTGGCTTTAGATTAGGCATTGGAGGAATTATCTCTCACCCACAGTCAAAACTTAAACAAACTCTACAAAAAATCAACCCGAAAAATATTGTTTTAGAAACAGACTCACCTGACATGAGACTTTATGATAGTTCTAAAGATATTAATACCCCGGAGAATATACCTACAATTTTTGAATTGCTTAACGATATTTATCAACTAAATCCTGATATACTAAAACAACAAATTTATAATACTAGCTTAGAATTTATCTAA